The Thermotoga sp. Ku-13t genomic sequence TGCGAAGAAGGCTATAGAAGCGGTCGGGGGAAGGGCAGAGGTGATCTAACGTGTGGAAAGCCCTTCGAAACGCGTTCAAGATACCTGAGCTACGCGACAGAATAGTTTTCACCATCCTGATCCTGATCGTTTTCAGACTGGGTGTTTACATTCCAGTACCTGGCATCAACATTCAGGCGTGGGCAGAAGCGTTCAAGCGTTTTGCAGGGACGACAGGGGGTATCGTCAGTTTCTACGATGTGTTCACCGGTGGGGCTTTGGAGAATTTTTCGATCTTTGCGATGAGTGTTACTCCGTACATAAACGCTTCCATAGTTTTGCAGTTGCTCTCTTCTGTCATAACCAAGTTGCGCGATATGCTGAGAGAGGGCGAGGAAGGTAGAAAGAAATTTGCCAAGTACACACGCAATTTGACGATTGTGCTTGGTGCCTTCCAGTCTTTCGTTGTCTCGTTCAGCTTGGTGAGACAGAGCCCCGATATAGTTGCTTACGGTCTCAGTCCCATGGTGTTCGTGTTGATCTCCACCATTTCGATGCTTGCCGGTACTATGTTCCTGCTCTGGTTGGGAGATAGAATCACGGAGAAAGGTATAGGCAACGGCATTTCGGTTTTGATCTTTGCTGGAATCGTTGCTAGATATCCCAGCTACTTTGGAAGCGTTTTGCTCGGGAATTTGAACCTGTTCGGCTGGATCTTTCTGATCGCAATAGCCGTTATAACGATTGCAGGTATCGTATACGTTCAGCAAGCAGAGCGAAGGATCACGATACAGTACGCAACGCGTGTCGTTGGAAGGCGCGTCTACGGTGGTGCCTCCACTTATATTCCTATCAAAGTGAACCAGGGCGGTGTGATACCAATAATATTCGCCAGCGCCATAGTGATGATCCCGGCAGCAATCGCCGAGATGACAGGAGTTCAGTGGCTTAGAACTATTTTCTCCCCAGGCAACGCTTTGTACATAATACTTTACGGTCTGTTGGTGTTCTTTTTCACATACTTTTACAGTGTTGTTGTCTTCGATCCGCACGAAGTGTCTGAAAATGTGAGAAAATATGGTGGATTCATACCTGGTATTCGGCCAGGAAAGCCCACAGAGGAATACATCCAGCGCGTTTTGAACAGAGTCACGTTTTTGGGCGCCGTGTTCCTGGTAGTCATAGCGTTGTTGCCACATTTTGTCGAAGCGATCACCAGAGTCAACATCGTCATTGGCGGAACGTCCACACTGATAGCAGTCGGTGTTGCGCTCGATGTAGTGCAGCAGATGGAAGCCCACATGATCATGAGGCATTACGAAGGGTTCGTCAAGAAAGGGTTGAAATGAAATGAGGATCGTTCTGCTCGGCGCACCCGGAGCTGGAAAAGGTACACTGGCAAAGGATTTGGTCAAGTTGCTCGGTGTACCTCACATTTCAACGGGGGATATGTTCAGGGAAGCCGTTGCATCCGGATCGGAGCTGGGTAAGCAGGTCGAGCAAATCATGAAGTCGGGTGCACTCGTGCCGGACGAAATAGTGAACGAACTGGTGAAGGAAAGGATATC encodes the following:
- the secY gene encoding preprotein translocase subunit SecY, with amino-acid sequence MWKALRNAFKIPELRDRIVFTILILIVFRLGVYIPVPGINIQAWAEAFKRFAGTTGGIVSFYDVFTGGALENFSIFAMSVTPYINASIVLQLLSSVITKLRDMLREGEEGRKKFAKYTRNLTIVLGAFQSFVVSFSLVRQSPDIVAYGLSPMVFVLISTISMLAGTMFLLWLGDRITEKGIGNGISVLIFAGIVARYPSYFGSVLLGNLNLFGWIFLIAIAVITIAGIVYVQQAERRITIQYATRVVGRRVYGGASTYIPIKVNQGGVIPIIFASAIVMIPAAIAEMTGVQWLRTIFSPGNALYIILYGLLVFFFTYFYSVVVFDPHEVSENVRKYGGFIPGIRPGKPTEEYIQRVLNRVTFLGAVFLVVIALLPHFVEAITRVNIVIGGTSTLIAVGVALDVVQQMEAHMIMRHYEGFVKKGLK